A portion of the Blautia hansenii DSM 20583 genome contains these proteins:
- a CDS encoding AIM24 family protein has product MFRISNFTDNDDVRVLDSAGPFTVIEYMRDLSVSPSDAEKAYFCHAMNVRKRQVVCDLSKANVTLQSGAMQWTVGNVNATTGLKGVGDFFGKAVRGKMTGEGTIKPEYTGDGVLVLEPTYKHLILLDVEDWNGSVVLDDGLFLACDADLKHKAVMRSNLSSAVFGNEGLFNLGLRGNGVVCLETPCPKEELITITLDNDVLKVDGNMAVAWSGSLDFTVERSGKSLIGSAASGEGLVNVYRGTGKVLLAPVQKTITPPSELSIPDDED; this is encoded by the coding sequence ATGTTTCGTATTTCAAATTTTACCGATAATGACGATGTAAGAGTTTTAGACTCTGCCGGTCCTTTTACCGTTATTGAATATATGAGAGATTTAAGTGTTTCTCCGTCTGATGCGGAGAAAGCTTATTTCTGCCATGCGATGAACGTACGCAAACGTCAGGTGGTGTGCGATTTAAGTAAAGCAAACGTCACTTTACAATCTGGGGCTATGCAGTGGACTGTTGGAAATGTCAACGCCACTACCGGATTAAAGGGTGTGGGAGATTTCTTCGGAAAGGCTGTCCGTGGAAAAATGACAGGAGAAGGTACGATTAAACCGGAGTATACCGGCGACGGTGTTCTGGTATTAGAGCCTACCTACAAGCATTTAATTTTATTGGATGTGGAAGACTGGAATGGTTCGGTTGTTCTGGATGACGGCTTGTTTCTTGCCTGTGATGCAGATTTAAAACATAAAGCTGTCATGCGCTCTAATCTTTCTTCTGCTGTATTCGGTAATGAAGGTTTGTTTAATCTGGGATTAAGAGGCAATGGTGTTGTATGTCTGGAAACACCATGTCCAAAAGAGGAGTTAATTACCATTACTTTAGATAATGATGTATTAAAAGTTGACGGAAATATGGCTGTTGCATGGAGCGGAAGCCTTGACTTTACCGTAGAACGCTCGGGCAAAAGTCTGATTGGTTCTGCCGCTTCAGGCGAAGGACTGGTAAATGTATATCGTGGTACAGGAAAGGTACTTTTAGCCCCTGTTCAGAAAACTATCACTCCACCGTCTGAGCTGAGCATACCGGATGACGAAGACTAA
- the fba gene encoding class II fructose-1,6-bisphosphate aldolase, which yields MLVSAAEMLKKAKAGHYAVGQFNINNMEWTKAALLTAEECKSPIILGVSEGAGKYMCGFKTVADMVKAMIDELNITVPVALHLDHGTYDGCYKCIKAGFSSIMFDGSHYPIEENVEKTKELAGVCKGLGLSLEAEVGSIGGEEDGVVGMGECADPEECKMIADLGVDMLAAGIGNIHGKYPENWAGLSFDVLDNIQKLTGEMPLVLHGGTGIPADMIKKAIDLGVSKINVNTECQLAFAAATREYIEAGKDNEGKGYDPRKLLKPGFDAICDTIKEKMELFGSVGKAFE from the coding sequence ATGTTAGTATCAGCAGCAGAAATGTTAAAAAAAGCAAAAGCAGGACATTATGCAGTAGGTCAGTTTAATATCAATAACATGGAGTGGACAAAAGCAGCGCTTTTAACTGCAGAAGAATGTAAATCCCCAATTATTCTGGGTGTTTCTGAAGGTGCAGGAAAATATATGTGTGGATTTAAAACAGTTGCAGACATGGTAAAAGCTATGATTGATGAATTAAACATCACAGTTCCGGTTGCTCTGCACTTAGATCATGGTACATACGATGGATGCTATAAATGTATTAAAGCAGGATTTTCTTCTATTATGTTTGATGGTTCCCACTACCCAATCGAAGAAAACGTTGAAAAAACAAAAGAATTAGCAGGTGTTTGTAAAGGTCTTGGACTGTCCTTAGAAGCAGAAGTTGGTTCTATTGGTGGTGAAGAAGACGGTGTTGTAGGTATGGGTGAATGTGCAGATCCAGAAGAATGTAAAATGATTGCTGACTTAGGTGTTGATATGCTTGCAGCAGGTATCGGTAACATTCATGGAAAATATCCTGAAAACTGGGCAGGTCTTAGCTTTGACGTTTTGGACAATATCCAGAAATTAACAGGAGAAATGCCATTAGTTCTTCACGGTGGTACAGGTATCCCAGCAGATATGATTAAAAAAGCAATTGATTTAGGTGTATCTAAAATCAATGTAAACACAGAATGTCAGTTAGCTTTCGCAGCAGCTACACGTGAATATATCGAAGCTGGAAAAGATAATGAAGGAAAAGGATACGACCCACGTAAATTATTAAAACCGGGATTTGATGCTATCTGCGATACAATTAAAGAAAAAATGGAACTCTTTGGTTCTGTTGGAA
- a CDS encoding 6-phosphofructokinase produces the protein MEIKNLIVGQSGGPTAVINSSLYGVVSEALSQPSIGKVYGMVNGIEGFLRETVLDFEETLFSNDLEKLKTTPGAYLGSCRYKLPEDLDDPVYPVLFQKFKELSIGYFFYIGGNDSMDTVSKLSRYAEKINSDIRVIGEPKTIDNDLVMTDHTPGFGSAARYVASTVREIVIDANVYETKSVTIVEIMGRHAGWLTAASALARKSVGDNPLLIYLPETDFDEEAFLEKVKGCFEKNPNVIVCVSEGIHDKNGTFICEYDNSVGTDTFGHKMLAGCGKYLENLVRNRLCVKARSVELNVNQRCSASMMSATDQKEAILAGQFGVREALKGATGKMVSYVRTSDLPYSMTLGLEDVNLICNQEKTVPLEWISKDGSDVTDAFLAYALPLIQGTVEIPLGTDGLPDFLSRK, from the coding sequence ATGGAAATAAAAAATTTAATTGTCGGACAATCCGGAGGTCCTACCGCAGTCATTAACAGCAGCTTATACGGCGTTGTTTCTGAAGCGCTTTCCCAGCCTTCTATCGGCAAGGTATACGGTATGGTAAACGGCATCGAAGGCTTTTTACGAGAAACGGTTTTGGATTTTGAAGAAACACTCTTTTCCAATGATTTAGAAAAATTAAAAACCACTCCCGGAGCCTATCTGGGTTCCTGCCGCTACAAACTGCCTGAAGACTTGGACGACCCTGTTTATCCTGTTCTTTTTCAGAAATTCAAAGAATTAAGCATTGGCTATTTCTTCTATATCGGCGGAAATGACTCTATGGATACCGTCAGCAAGTTGTCCCGTTATGCCGAAAAAATCAACAGTGACATTCGTGTAATCGGCGAACCAAAAACCATTGATAACGATTTGGTTATGACAGACCATACTCCCGGCTTTGGCAGCGCTGCCAGATATGTTGCTTCTACTGTAAGAGAAATTGTCATTGATGCCAATGTGTACGAAACAAAATCTGTTACTATTGTTGAGATTATGGGACGTCATGCGGGCTGGCTCACTGCCGCAAGCGCTTTGGCAAGAAAAAGCGTCGGGGACAATCCTCTGCTGATTTATCTGCCGGAAACAGATTTTGACGAAGAAGCTTTTCTTGAAAAAGTAAAAGGTTGTTTTGAAAAAAATCCAAATGTCATTGTCTGTGTTTCTGAAGGTATTCACGATAAAAACGGAACTTTCATCTGCGAATACGATAACTCCGTAGGCACAGATACTTTTGGACACAAAATGCTGGCAGGCTGCGGAAAATATCTGGAAAATCTGGTTCGTAACCGTCTGTGCGTAAAGGCACGCTCCGTGGAATTAAATGTAAATCAGCGCTGTTCCGCCTCTATGATGTCAGCAACAGACCAAAAAGAAGCAATTCTTGCAGGACAATTTGGTGTACGTGAAGCATTAAAAGGCGCTACCGGAAAAATGGTTTCCTACGTTAGAACTTCTGATTTACCTTATAGCATGACACTTGGTCTGGAAGATGTAAATCTGATTTGTAATCAGGAAAAAACCGTTCCTCTGGAATGGATTTCCAAAGACGGTTCTGATGTGACAGACGCATTTCTAGCTTACGCCCTTCCTCTTATTCAGGGCACAGTAGAAATTCCGCTTGGCACAGATGGACTTCCTGATTTCCTTTCCAGAAAATAA